A DNA window from Bacillus andreraoultii contains the following coding sequences:
- a CDS encoding ZinT family metal-binding protein, which yields MKKLLIGLFSSLLLCLVLTACQGMKEEQVRGKEEIHDEEHDHVDEHSNDEETQVGIKIEGLAAHYHTGDKIELSAVLDEESEYEHWHWYSRESTSEEWEVVSGQETETFIGEATTDGLELKVVLFDDNHEPIVQSEPVKIVIDDHHGHDEASQRIYQGYFEDEQVIDRELSDWDGDWQSVYPYLLSGDLDVVFEHKAKNGDMTAEEYKEYYTVGYETDVDHIKIENNVVTFYQNGKEYSGEYESDGYEILTYEKGNRGVRFIYKLVDGTEGMPQYIQFSDHNIFPVDSDHFHLYWGDDRDELLEEVTNWPTYYPAELDAEGLVRDMLAH from the coding sequence ATGAAGAAACTACTAATTGGTTTATTCAGCTCGTTATTACTTTGTTTGGTTTTAACAGCATGTCAAGGAATGAAAGAAGAGCAAGTAAGAGGGAAAGAAGAAATTCATGATGAGGAACACGATCACGTTGATGAGCATTCGAATGATGAAGAGACACAAGTTGGGATAAAAATTGAAGGTCTCGCAGCGCATTATCATACTGGAGATAAAATTGAGTTATCAGCTGTATTAGATGAAGAATCAGAGTATGAACATTGGCACTGGTATAGTAGAGAAAGTACAAGTGAAGAATGGGAAGTCGTTTCAGGTCAGGAAACAGAAACATTCATAGGCGAGGCAACGACTGATGGCTTAGAATTAAAAGTTGTTTTGTTTGATGATAATCACGAGCCAATCGTTCAATCAGAGCCAGTTAAAATCGTCATTGATGATCATCATGGACATGACGAAGCAAGTCAACGAATCTATCAAGGATATTTTGAAGACGAGCAAGTGATAGACCGTGAGTTATCTGATTGGGATGGAGATTGGCAGTCTGTTTATCCATATCTTTTATCTGGAGATTTAGATGTTGTGTTTGAACATAAAGCAAAAAACGGAGATATGACTGCTGAAGAGTATAAAGAGTATTACACAGTAGGATATGAAACAGATGTAGATCACATCAAGATTGAGAATAATGTTGTAACATTCTACCAAAATGGTAAAGAATACTCAGGTGAGTACGAATCAGATGGATATGAAATCCTTACTTATGAAAAAGGTAATAGAGGAGTTCGTTTTATTTATAAATTAGTAGATGGAACAGAAGGTATGCCTCAATATATTCAATTTAGCGATCATAATATTTTTCCAGTCGACTCAGATCATTTCCATTTATACTGGGGAGATGATCGAGATGAACTATTAGAAGAAGTTACGAATTGGCCAACATATTATCCAGCGGAGTTAGATGCAGAAGGTCTAGTGCGTGATATGTTAGCTCATTAG
- a CDS encoding 50S ribosomal protein L33: MITNNKRTNLDRIANKKFCSRLKRHTFIGKQNN; this comes from the coding sequence ATTATTACAAATAATAAGCGAACAAATCTTGACCGTATTGCAAACAAAAAGTTTTGTTCTCGTTTGAAAAGACATACTTTTATCGGGAAACAAAATAATTAA
- a CDS encoding DDE-type integrase/transposase/recombinase: protein MYPQLLTYLFEFIKYQDETIKILQTLLIGKSMFDKPEEKPISKPYRKLQVDELPIVETLEKLDYQELLNDFLEKHGKPLKPVRRHKNAKVCVPSHLNCPKCGAPSDFLYANNGDKGQYQCKVCACLFSEKNRYLKEAILRCPHCSKTLEKIKERKDFDVFKCKNNQCSYYQKKLKGLSKEEKKPFKKDPQAFKMRYIFRLFKFDYKPLSKESPELPKVDLSKLYVSPHTLGLILTYHVNYGLSARKTAAIMNDIHGVSISHQSILNYENSVALIMKPFIDHYPYELSNQFCGDETYIRVSGRWNYLFFFFDTVKKIILSYPVSPNRDTQAAVLAIDEVLLKLKEIPEDLTFVVDGNPIYLLAQHFFAQHDIHFDVKQVIGLTNEDPVSTEYRPLKQIIERLNRTFKGNYKATHGFGSEKGSVSYVTLFVAYFNFLRPHASLENKVPVMIPELSKLPHMPARWTKMIELAQQWLLEIQAA from the coding sequence CTGTATCCTCAATTATTAACCTATTTATTTGAATTTATCAAGTACCAAGATGAGACTATCAAAATTTTACAGACTCTTTTAATTGGAAAGAGTATGTTTGATAAACCCGAAGAAAAACCGATAAGCAAGCCTTATCGAAAACTACAGGTGGATGAGCTTCCGATTGTTGAAACACTTGAAAAGCTTGATTATCAAGAACTACTTAATGATTTTCTAGAAAAACACGGGAAACCATTAAAACCGGTTCGTAGACATAAAAACGCCAAAGTTTGTGTGCCTTCTCATTTGAATTGTCCAAAGTGTGGTGCTCCTTCTGATTTTCTTTATGCAAATAATGGAGATAAAGGACAATATCAATGTAAAGTGTGTGCGTGTTTGTTTAGCGAAAAGAATCGTTATTTGAAAGAGGCCATTTTACGATGTCCTCACTGTTCAAAAACACTTGAAAAGATAAAAGAACGAAAAGATTTTGATGTTTTCAAGTGTAAAAATAATCAATGTTCTTACTACCAAAAGAAGTTAAAAGGTCTTTCGAAAGAAGAGAAGAAACCGTTCAAAAAAGACCCACAAGCGTTCAAAATGCGCTATATATTTCGCCTGTTTAAGTTCGACTATAAGCCACTGTCGAAAGAGTCTCCAGAGTTACCGAAAGTAGATTTATCGAAATTGTACGTGTCTCCGCATACACTGGGACTTATTTTGACTTATCACGTAAACTACGGCTTATCAGCGCGCAAAACCGCGGCCATTATGAATGATATTCACGGAGTTTCTATTTCTCACCAAAGTATTTTAAACTACGAAAACAGTGTCGCGCTCATAATGAAACCGTTTATCGACCATTATCCGTATGAGCTTTCCAATCAATTTTGCGGTGATGAAACGTATATCCGTGTGAGTGGACGTTGGAATTACTTGTTCTTCTTCTTTGATACCGTAAAAAAGATTATTTTGTCGTATCCTGTTTCACCAAACCGAGATACACAGGCAGCTGTATTAGCCATTGATGAAGTATTGCTTAAGCTAAAAGAGATTCCAGAAGATCTTACTTTTGTGGTCGATGGGAATCCTATTTACCTTTTGGCTCAACACTTCTTTGCCCAGCACGATATCCACTTTGATGTGAAGCAAGTCATTGGATTAACCAATGAGGATCCTGTTTCAACGGAATATCGACCGCTTAAACAAATTATTGAGAGACTCAATCGTACTTTTAAGGGTAATTATAAGGCTACACATGGGTTTGGTTCAGAAAAGGGATCGGTATCCTATGTGACTTTATTCGTGGCATATTTTAACTTTCTCAGGCCACATGCTTCACTGGAGAATAAAGTGCCAGTTATGATCCCAGAACTCTCCAAATTGCCACACATGCCGGCACGTTGGACAAAAATGATTGAACTCGCTCAACAATGGCTTCTAGAAATACAAGCCGCCTAA
- the mobT gene encoding MobT family relaxase yields the protein MNQETWYQQLREKRMEYGVSQNKLAVHVGISRQYISEIETGKVTPTQTLQNTLFNVLEQFNPDAPLEILFDYVRIRFLTTNPKPVIEEILKLKMEYMLHEDYAFYSYLEQYVFGDIVVMVSPDEDKSCLLELKGKGCRQFENFLLAQQRTWFDFFMDVFRVGGVFKRIDLAINDKTGILDIPFLTQKCRNEECISVFRSFKSYRSGELVQSEEKPDMGNTLYIGSLKSDVYFCSYEKDYEQYVKHGTSLEDTDTKNRFEIRLKNDRAYHAVVDLMMYEDAGRTAFSIINRYIRFVDKDEKKRRSSWKINKEWQRFLDLGVNRKISITTKPEPYTFDKTLRWLARQVAPTWKLATKLDEINQTTVIKDMLDQAKLTKRHQQLLIQQALATVMSKVL from the coding sequence ATGAATCAAGAAACTTGGTATCAACAATTAAGAGAAAAACGAATGGAATACGGTGTATCACAAAATAAATTGGCTGTTCATGTAGGTATTTCAAGACAATATATTAGTGAAATTGAAACAGGAAAAGTGACTCCTACTCAGACATTACAAAATACTTTGTTCAATGTTTTAGAACAATTTAATCCAGACGCTCCTTTAGAAATCTTGTTTGATTATGTGAGAATTCGCTTTTTAACAACCAATCCAAAGCCTGTCATTGAAGAGATTTTGAAATTGAAAATGGAATACATGTTACATGAAGATTATGCGTTTTATTCTTACCTTGAACAATATGTCTTTGGCGATATTGTGGTGATGGTTTCGCCTGATGAGGACAAAAGTTGTTTACTCGAACTCAAAGGAAAAGGATGTAGGCAATTTGAAAATTTTCTACTAGCCCAACAGCGAACGTGGTTTGATTTTTTTATGGATGTGTTTCGCGTTGGTGGCGTATTTAAACGAATTGACCTTGCGATAAACGATAAGACAGGTATATTGGATATTCCGTTTCTAACTCAAAAATGCCGAAATGAAGAATGTATCTCTGTGTTTCGTAGTTTTAAAAGCTATCGTTCTGGTGAATTGGTACAAAGCGAAGAAAAGCCTGATATGGGCAATACGTTATATATCGGTTCGTTAAAAAGTGATGTATACTTCTGCTCCTATGAGAAGGATTACGAACAATATGTAAAGCACGGCACATCACTGGAAGATACAGACACCAAGAACCGTTTTGAAATTCGTTTAAAGAATGATCGTGCCTATCATGCGGTTGTAGATTTAATGATGTATGAAGATGCTGGACGAACGGCTTTCTCCATTATTAATCGGTATATTCGTTTTGTCGATAAGGACGAGAAAAAACGTCGTAGTAGTTGGAAAATCAATAAAGAATGGCAACGATTTTTAGATTTAGGTGTAAACAGAAAAATCTCAATAACGACAAAACCTGAACCTTATACGTTCGATAAAACGCTCAGATGGTTAGCTCGACAAGTTGCCCCTACTTGGAAATTAGCGACTAAACTTGATGAAATCAATCAAACGACTGTGATAAAAGATATGTTAGATCAGGCAAAGTTAACCAAGCGTCATCAACAATTGTTGATACAACAGGCGCTTGCGACGGTAATGTCAAAAGTTCTATGA
- the tnpC gene encoding IS66 family transposase has product MVNASSNNQNQYEKLIRLLEEQLAHSNQQNEALSKQIESLTEQVRYLTKLLYGSKTEKTKYNAHDDKQISLFEDDSSFNESEHTEEQSQQTISYTVVRKVQNKKRNDSLHENIEVKTIHYHPDNTICDCCQCQMTEIGTTIVREEAEFIPARMEKIQHIEHAYECRNCKADLSQKAQIKRGKSPQPPIQRSIAGPSVLAKVIYDKFVQYLPLYRQVKEWDRYGLNTNDKNLSNWVIRASHDWLLPIYERMKNIMLKKSILHVDETYGQVINRSDGKPGQSNAYNWVYRSVPSQGPTIVLFQSSLSRARSVLEGFIENYSGTIVCDGYSAYDKIEGITFANCWAHVRRYWLKADSKNGRIGVKYCDDLFRLEREFKHLSPSKRRKNRKKYSKPLVDKFLSWVEKSPFYGKNALAKAAEYTLNRANGLKAFLNDGRIEIDNNPAENAIRPNVIGRKNWLFSVSEAGAKANAICLSIAETAKANGIDFYQYLVRILKELPNLDIHRNPEIINNYLPWSKTIQAECVK; this is encoded by the coding sequence GTGGTTAATGCTTCGTCTAATAATCAGAATCAATACGAGAAATTAATTCGGCTTCTTGAAGAACAATTAGCTCATTCTAATCAACAAAATGAAGCATTATCCAAACAGATAGAATCACTAACTGAGCAAGTTCGCTATTTAACGAAACTTTTATATGGATCAAAAACAGAGAAAACGAAATATAATGCACATGATGATAAGCAAATTTCATTATTCGAAGATGATTCGTCTTTTAATGAATCTGAGCACACAGAAGAACAAAGCCAACAAACGATTTCTTACACTGTTGTACGCAAAGTTCAGAATAAAAAACGGAATGATTCATTACATGAAAATATTGAAGTAAAGACCATTCATTATCATCCGGATAATACGATTTGTGATTGTTGTCAGTGTCAGATGACTGAAATAGGTACGACAATTGTCCGTGAAGAGGCTGAATTCATACCTGCAAGAATGGAAAAAATTCAACATATTGAACATGCATATGAATGTAGAAACTGCAAAGCCGATTTATCCCAAAAGGCACAAATTAAACGTGGCAAATCACCTCAGCCTCCGATTCAACGAAGCATTGCTGGTCCGAGTGTTCTTGCCAAGGTTATTTATGATAAATTCGTTCAATACTTACCCCTTTACCGGCAAGTAAAGGAATGGGATCGTTATGGATTAAATACAAATGATAAAAATCTTTCTAATTGGGTTATTCGGGCATCACATGACTGGCTTTTGCCTATATATGAGCGAATGAAAAACATCATGCTAAAAAAGTCCATTTTACACGTCGATGAAACTTATGGACAAGTTATCAATCGATCGGATGGAAAACCTGGCCAATCTAACGCTTATAACTGGGTTTATCGAAGTGTACCTAGTCAAGGTCCAACTATCGTTCTGTTTCAAAGTTCATTATCACGAGCTCGATCTGTTCTTGAAGGCTTTATTGAAAATTATTCAGGAACGATTGTCTGTGATGGTTACTCAGCATATGACAAAATTGAAGGGATTACCTTTGCCAATTGTTGGGCTCATGTTAGACGTTATTGGTTAAAAGCAGACAGTAAAAACGGACGAATTGGTGTAAAATACTGCGATGATTTATTTCGCCTTGAAAGGGAATTTAAGCACTTATCCCCAAGTAAACGAAGGAAAAATCGCAAAAAGTACTCGAAACCGTTAGTTGATAAGTTTCTTTCCTGGGTTGAAAAATCACCATTTTACGGGAAAAATGCACTCGCTAAAGCAGCTGAATACACGCTAAATAGAGCGAACGGATTAAAAGCATTCTTGAATGATGGCCGAATAGAGATTGATAACAATCCCGCCGAAAATGCCATCCGCCCGAATGTAATTGGTCGAAAAAACTGGTTATTTTCCGTGAGCGAAGCTGGTGCAAAAGCAAACGCAATCTGCCTTAGTATCGCAGAAACAGCTAAAGCGAATGGGATAGATTTCTACCAGTATCTAGTAAGGATACTGAAAGAACTACCAAATTTGGATATCCATAGAAACCCAGAAATTATAAACAACTATTTGCCTTGGTCAAAAACAATCCAAGCAGAATGTGTAAAATAA
- the tnpB gene encoding IS66 family insertion sequence element accessory protein TnpB (TnpB, as the term is used for proteins encoded by IS66 family insertion elements, is considered an accessory protein, since TnpC, encoded by a neighboring gene, is a DDE family transposase.): MRHDYSSVKNIYIICGKTDMRKGIDGLATLIQDSFELDPYGDSIFLFSGWSKDRYKCLYFDGDGFAMLYKRLDNGKLQWPRNEKEVRNLSQQELRWLLEGLCIQQPKAIQPSQKGQF; the protein is encoded by the coding sequence ATGAGACATGATTACTCGAGTGTGAAAAATATCTATATTATCTGTGGTAAGACAGATATGAGAAAAGGAATAGATGGATTAGCCACACTAATTCAGGATTCTTTTGAACTGGATCCTTATGGTGATTCAATTTTCTTGTTTTCTGGGTGGAGTAAAGATCGCTATAAATGTTTATATTTTGACGGTGACGGCTTTGCCATGCTTTATAAGCGATTAGATAATGGAAAACTTCAATGGCCCAGAAACGAAAAGGAAGTACGAAATCTATCCCAACAAGAACTACGCTGGTTATTAGAAGGGTTATGCATTCAGCAGCCAAAAGCCATTCAACCATCTCAAAAAGGACAATTTTAA
- a CDS encoding FtsK/SpoIIIE domain-containing protein — protein MRNFRRREKRIKEKDASLVFQFVFFGLSSVWLVSFIPFHLSFLLSTTWKLDVFQAHFISTYGLVTLLISLAVTAGCAYLYYRYRYDKIKQVIHRQKLAKMILENGWYETKQVTQESFFKDIPSNKTKEKISHFPKMYYRFEKGLLYIQVEITLGKYQEPLLNLEKKLESGLYCELVSKELHDSYVEYVLFYDMIANRISIDEVVAQNGRLKLMKSMDWEYDKLPHMLIAGGTGGGKSYFILTLIEALLKTDAKLYILDPKNADLADLATVMPDVYYKKEDMITCIDEFYESMMARSEEMKQMHNYKTGENYAYLGLSPHFLIFDEYVAFMEMLASKENTAVLTKLKQIVMLGRQAGFFLILACQRPDAKYLGDGIRDQFNFRVALGRMSELGYGMMFGSDVQKQFFLKQIKGRGYVDKGDNVISEFYTPLVPKGHDFLKEIGKLAS, from the coding sequence ATGAGGAATTTCCGAAGACGAGAGAAACGCATTAAGGAAAAAGATGCTTCTCTCGTTTTTCAATTTGTATTCTTTGGATTGTCTAGCGTATGGCTCGTTTCCTTTATCCCTTTTCATCTGTCATTTTTACTCTCTACCACGTGGAAATTGGATGTGTTTCAAGCACACTTTATCAGCACGTATGGATTGGTGACCTTGTTAATCAGCCTAGCTGTAACCGCTGGATGCGCGTATCTCTATTATCGCTATCGATATGACAAAATAAAACAAGTTATTCACCGTCAAAAGCTTGCAAAAATGATTCTGGAAAATGGCTGGTACGAAACGAAACAAGTTACACAAGAGAGCTTCTTTAAGGACATTCCATCCAATAAAACAAAGGAAAAAATCAGTCATTTTCCAAAGATGTATTATCGGTTTGAAAAAGGGTTGCTTTATATTCAAGTAGAAATTACACTCGGAAAATATCAAGAACCACTTTTAAATTTAGAAAAGAAATTAGAAAGTGGCCTGTATTGTGAATTGGTATCAAAAGAGTTACATGATTCCTATGTGGAGTATGTTCTTTTTTATGATATGATTGCGAACCGTATTTCGATTGATGAAGTTGTTGCACAAAATGGACGCTTAAAGCTCATGAAGTCAATGGATTGGGAGTATGATAAGCTTCCCCATATGTTAATTGCTGGTGGAACAGGCGGAGGAAAAAGCTATTTTATTCTTACATTGATTGAAGCGCTACTCAAAACAGATGCAAAATTGTATATTTTAGATCCGAAAAATGCCGATTTAGCCGACTTAGCTACCGTTATGCCTGATGTGTACTACAAAAAGGAAGATATGATAACCTGTATCGATGAGTTTTATGAATCTATGATGGCTCGTAGTGAAGAAATGAAACAGATGCATAACTATAAGACAGGAGAAAACTATGCTTATTTAGGCTTATCTCCTCACTTTTTAATTTTTGACGAGTACGTGGCATTTATGGAAATGCTTGCTTCTAAGGAAAATACAGCGGTGTTAACCAAGCTAAAACAAATTGTTATGTTAGGACGACAAGCTGGATTTTTCCTTATTCTTGCCTGTCAACGGCCAGATGCAAAATATCTTGGAGATGGGATTCGAGATCAGTTTAATTTTCGGGTTGCTTTAGGTCGTATGAGTGAGCTCGGATATGGAATGATGTTTGGCAGCGACGTGCAAAAACAGTTTTTCTTAAAACAGATTAAAGGTCGTGGCTATGTCGATAAAGGGGATAACGTTATTTCTGAATTTTATACACCGCTTGTCCCAAAAGGACATGATTTTCTAAAAGAAATTGGTAAATTAGCGTCATAA
- a CDS encoding YdcP family protein, protein MELKHVIPNMEKTFGNLEYAGEGKVEQRRINGRMTTLSRRYNLYSDIQRADDIEVILPQEAGEKFFEAEENVKLINPRITAEGYKIGDRGFTNYILHADDMVKA, encoded by the coding sequence ATGGAATTGAAACATGTTATTCCAAACATGGAAAAGACTTTTGGAAATTTAGAATACGCAGGAGAAGGGAAAGTCGAACAGCGACGGATCAATGGACGTATGACTACACTGTCTCGCAGATATAACCTATATTCCGATATTCAACGTGCAGATGATATTGAGGTGATACTCCCACAAGAGGCTGGGGAAAAATTCTTTGAAGCCGAGGAAAATGTCAAGTTGATAAACCCACGTATTACCGCAGAAGGTTATAAAATTGGGGATCGTGGTTTCACAAATTATATCTTACATGCAGATGACATGGTAAAAGCATAA
- a CDS encoding MT-A70 family methyltransferase: protein MKYNIIYADPPWQYRQNKGSGVAENHYRTMSLKDICNLPINTISHKDSVLFLWATFPMLQEALKVIAAWGFTFKTVAFVWVKQNKSGNGFFFGLGHWTRSNAEICLLAVKGRPKRVSKKVHQLIVSPVEGHSKKPDIAREKIVELMGDLPRIELFARQISPNWDVWGNEVESSLSLEKGGL, encoded by the coding sequence ATGAAATACAACATTATTTATGCTGATCCACCGTGGCAATATCGACAAAATAAAGGAAGTGGAGTGGCAGAAAATCATTATCGCACAATGAGCTTGAAAGACATTTGTAATCTACCTATTAATACTATCTCTCACAAAGATAGTGTTTTATTTTTGTGGGCAACCTTCCCTATGTTACAAGAGGCATTAAAAGTTATCGCTGCATGGGGGTTTACGTTCAAAACAGTTGCTTTTGTTTGGGTGAAACAAAATAAATCAGGGAATGGCTTTTTCTTTGGCTTGGGTCACTGGACGCGCTCGAATGCTGAAATTTGCTTATTAGCTGTAAAAGGTCGTCCCAAAAGAGTATCGAAGAAGGTTCATCAGTTAATTGTTAGCCCAGTCGAAGGACACAGTAAGAAACCAGACATCGCTAGAGAAAAAATTGTAGAACTGATGGGAGATTTACCACGCATTGAATTGTTCGCCAGACAAATTTCTCCAAATTGGGATGTGTGGGGAAATGAAGTGGAAAGTAGTCTTTCTTTAGAAAAGGGTGGCTTATGA
- a CDS encoding D-alanyl-D-alanine carboxypeptidase family protein, which yields MVRKVKKRKTGICVFVIFSLIVAVFVFKFIITPGNQHRFETEYDDNTSLVPSADIEPDSSVSISLDKLNSSHAILIRLEDQTILMQKSSEEKIYPASLTKMMTAIVAIENLTNLQKEIQLTHNTFNGLYSANASMAGFQPGEKVRAIDLLYGVMLPSGAEACIGLADQIAGSEQDFVTMMNQKAAELGMYNTHFENTTGLHNKSHYTTVKDLAILLNYALKNKTFREIFTSSRHSTQPTNKHPEGITFYSTMFEKLNNQNIIGGEILGGKTGYTDEAGLCLASLAKVGNQEYILITAGAKGDIHSEQYNITDALAVYNSIGK from the coding sequence GTGGTACGAAAAGTGAAAAAGAGAAAGACTGGAATATGCGTATTTGTTATATTTTCATTGATAGTTGCTGTTTTTGTTTTCAAATTCATCATTACTCCAGGAAACCAACATAGGTTTGAAACAGAATATGACGATAATACATCGCTTGTTCCCTCTGCAGATATAGAACCCGATTCCTCTGTTTCTATATCTCTCGATAAACTAAACAGTAGCCATGCGATCCTAATCCGATTAGAAGATCAAACTATTCTGATGCAAAAAAGTAGCGAAGAAAAGATCTACCCTGCTTCGTTAACTAAAATGATGACAGCTATTGTTGCGATAGAAAATTTGACAAATTTGCAGAAAGAAATACAACTAACCCATAATACCTTTAATGGTCTTTATAGCGCCAATGCTTCTATGGCCGGTTTCCAGCCAGGAGAGAAGGTAAGGGCTATTGACCTTTTATACGGAGTGATGCTTCCAAGTGGTGCAGAAGCTTGTATTGGTCTTGCGGATCAGATTGCTGGTTCGGAGCAAGACTTTGTAACGATGATGAATCAAAAGGCAGCAGAACTAGGGATGTACAACACCCATTTTGAAAATACCACAGGACTTCACAATAAAAGCCATTACACAACAGTCAAAGATTTGGCTATTCTTCTAAATTACGCTTTGAAAAATAAAACTTTCAGGGAGATTTTTACTTCGTCTCGACATTCCACACAACCCACGAATAAGCACCCTGAAGGGATAACATTTTATAGTACCATGTTTGAAAAACTCAACAATCAAAACATTATTGGAGGAGAAATTTTAGGAGGGAAAACTGGATATACCGATGAAGCTGGTCTGTGTCTTGCGAGTCTTGCAAAAGTGGGTAACCAAGAATATATATTGATTACAGCTGGAGCAAAAGGAGATATTCATTCTGAACAGTATAATATTACTGATGCATTAGCTGTATACAATAGTATTGGGAAATAA
- the vanS gene encoding vancomycin resistance histidine kinase VanS, producing MAIKLKSNRDKRRDYYAKLKGKIFFRMLLTVFATVATVIFLRFVIQDNLSVGESIVEFLKNKFYLSESDAVIIYRYTFLYNEDIITLIVITIFLVILLRFSISWFTKYFDEVINAMDKLVEESDNEITLSPELDFMEIKINQIKNNLEKQKKAALDAEQRKNDLVVYLAHDIKTPLTSVIGYLNLLDEAPDMPPEQKAKYIGITLEKAYRLEHLINEFFEITRFNLQTIVLNKEKINLLFMLQQMADEFYPMLTPQGKKVSVNVPDGLTLWGDADKLARVFNNILKNAIAYSDENSVIDISAEQQDKNIVITFMNQGDPIPQTKLDTIFEKFYRLDSARSTNTGGAGLGLAIAKEIVTAHGGTISVESNSENTIFTVKLPLL from the coding sequence TTGGCTATAAAATTGAAAAGTAACAGAGATAAGAGAAGGGATTATTATGCAAAATTAAAAGGGAAAATATTTTTTCGAATGCTCCTTACTGTTTTTGCCACAGTCGCAACTGTTATTTTCTTGCGTTTTGTAATTCAAGACAACCTCAGTGTTGGAGAGAGCATTGTAGAATTTTTAAAGAATAAGTTTTACTTGAGTGAAAGCGATGCTGTAATAATTTATCGGTATACATTTCTTTATAATGAAGATATTATCACACTTATTGTGATTACCATATTCTTAGTTATTTTGCTTAGATTTTCAATTTCTTGGTTTACTAAATATTTCGATGAAGTAATTAACGCAATGGATAAACTTGTTGAAGAATCCGATAATGAAATTACATTATCACCGGAATTGGATTTTATGGAAATTAAGATTAATCAGATAAAAAACAACTTGGAAAAACAAAAAAAAGCTGCACTTGATGCCGAGCAGCGCAAAAATGATTTGGTCGTTTACTTGGCTCATGATATAAAGACACCTCTGACCTCCGTTATAGGATACTTAAATCTACTGGATGAGGCTCCTGATATGCCACCTGAACAGAAGGCAAAATATATCGGAATTACCTTGGAAAAAGCTTATCGATTAGAACACCTTATCAATGAGTTTTTTGAGATCACAAGGTTCAATCTTCAAACTATTGTTTTGAATAAAGAAAAAATAAATTTACTGTTCATGCTCCAGCAGATGGCAGATGAATTCTATCCGATGCTGACTCCACAGGGAAAGAAGGTATCTGTCAATGTACCTGACGGACTCACTCTGTGGGGAGACGCAGACAAACTAGCCCGTGTGTTCAATAATATTCTGAAAAATGCCATAGCCTATAGCGATGAAAATAGTGTCATTGACATTTCTGCAGAGCAACAGGATAAAAATATTGTTATAACGTTTATGAATCAGGGAGATCCAATCCCACAGACAAAACTTGATACTATTTTTGAAAAATTTTACCGATTAGATTCTGCTCGTTCCACAAATACTGGTGGAGCAGGGCTAGGTTTGGCAATCGCAAAAGAAATTGTCACAGCTCACGGTGGGACGATTTCTGTAGAAAGCAATTCGGAAAATACAATATTTACAGTAAAACTTCCATTGCTTTAA